A segment of the Pongo abelii isolate AG06213 chromosome 16, NHGRI_mPonAbe1-v2.0_pri, whole genome shotgun sequence genome:
ACCAAATGCATAGTATGCACTAGGTGCCCTTGCATTGCTGAACCTCACTCTGGGGAGAGGACTTTGCTGAACAATAATTGCATcctaaaaaaactcaaaatactgGACTcgaatgatcctcctgccttggcctcccaaagagctgagactgtaggcatgagccagcatgcttGGCCTATACTCTAAAAACTTAAAACTATCTTACTTACTAAATTGATGTAAACATGGGAAGACCTAGAAGATCACTGAAGTGTTACAACATAAGTAAATACCTTGGAATATTAATATCCATCTGATGATGCCCTGAACAAACATGTCCCactttaaaacaatacaaaacagtgCTATTATTCTGagatataaagttaaaattttgtgcaaataggtaatatttaaatttttatatatgtataatattcaTGCAGAAAGACGTATACAAAGAAATCACGTAAAGTTCAATGAATTATTACAAGTGAACACGTGTGTAACCTAGAAATAGAACCAGCTTCACTGATGTCCTGGCAaccactttctctctttttgctccCCCAAAGTCAGTAAGATCTTAAGAGCTAACATTGTAGATCAACTTTGTATTATTATACatgttttattacagaaaatttaaaacatacacaaaataaaagaaacagtacAATAGGCCTGTTACCCAGGCTCAACAACAACTAATAACATGTCAATTTTGTATTATCTACACTTCAACTCATTTCTCAcatagattttgttatttattattattttttgtggtatAAAATGTGTGCTTATTGAAGGTAAAATCTTGGCTGAGCACAATGGCTTAAGCCtgtgtaatcccatcactttggaatgacaaggcaggaggatcatttgaggtcaggagtttgagagcagcctgggctgcatagtgagaccacatctttattaattttttttaaattaatcaggggcagtggtgcatgcctgtagttccagctacttgggatgttgACATAGCAGGATCCCTTGATTCTacgagtttgaggctacagtaagttgtgattgtgccactgcacatcagcctggatgacagagtgagactctgtctcaaaaaaataaataaataaaggttcgACCTTAACTAGCTTTTTACACATAAACACACCCATATAAACAATCCCTCTTTTAACAATAGAATTAccaaattaaaaatcattaatgTGAACCCATTTTTAACGCAGACTTTATCTTttaataagtttcttttttttttttttttttgaggtaagaTGTGCACTCATTGAAAGGTctaatcttggctgggcacggtggctcacattcATAACCTCATCACTTTGGAagccagagctcaggagtttgagaccagcctaggcaacataacagGACCTCACTGGGAcaagatagtgagacctcatctctacaacaattttttaaaagttagttgggcatagtggtgcacacttgtagtcacagctatttgggaggctgacttgGGAGGATAActggagtctgggaggtcaaggctgcagtgagctgtgattgcaccactgcactccatccagagGAACAGAGTGAGGGTCTGTCAAAAAAAGGTACAATTTTAACTGTACGTGTTTGACACATCAACACATCCATATAAACAATccctctcttaaaaataaaagtacccaATTTAACAGTTATTAATATTCATGGGAATTACctagaaattttttgtttgttttggtttggattTTTATTGAAAGGGGACACCtagaaatgtttcttaaaatctagattttgataaaaataagcctgagttttttctttttttgagaaggagttttgctctggcacccagctggagtgcagtggcgtgatctcggctcaccaaaacctctgcctcctgggttcaagcaatcctcctgcctcccaggtagctgggattacaggcgtgaaccaccacattcagttttttttttattttttgtatttttagtacagatggggtttccttatgttggctaggctagccttgagctcctgacctaaggtgatccacccgccttggcctctcaaagtgctgggattacaggcatgagccaccatgcccagccaagcctCAGTTTTGCCTGATAATTTCTCTTTCTAAGAAAGTACATCATATGGCAGTTACAAGGTCtcttttatctaaaataaatagaatttaataaataaaaatttcaaaaatttaccTGAGATTAAAGGACAAATCAAAACACATGTGTAATATGCTGTCTGTAGGAGTATATTTTAACAATGACATAAATTATTGATAATCACTAaatgttataataatttattaactaaaatgaacaaaatttctaTTACGATATCTATGAAAATACTTTCTTAGAGTAAAATATTCTCATATCTTGAGAGGTTAAAAGCAGCAAAGATGTGGAAGCCGATGTCTTATCAAGTACTTACTTATCAAGTAAGTAGCAGACCCCTCTTCATACCTTTTACAGAGTTATCCAACAAGCAGTCATTTACATAGAGCAGACAATTTTCCTAGCTTTCTATTGAGTTTATGTGTCAATGTtgttacaaaatttaactcaattttcttataaaattacctgaccaaattttatatatcataatatataaaaaggtattcagatgtcaaataaattttataacataatattataatatataatgatatcaTATTATGATAAGTTCCATTTACATTCAGACAATTTCACTAGGCAGTGTCTACCACTAATTCTTTTTTCGTTCCACTATTTGCACAGGCAGCACAGCTGGGAAAACACAGACTCACCCAACACAGTCTCTTCCCCGTGTCTTTCTCCTCCTCAAGGAATCAGTTCATCAGTCAATCAAGTCATTTGGGACTGGAGGCTGTGTACTCCCTAACATAGAAGGTCTCATTCCTGCATGCTTTCCTCAGCAAAGGGGGAGACAAGAAGGTCCTTTTAGGGGACACTTGCTTGGACATAGACTAGGCTAGTTGGAGGGCTCTGACCAGCAGAGACAGACTCCGCCGCAGTAGGAAGGGATGAGGAAGCTGTTCTGAACCTGGAGCTCTGCCACATCTTGTTCCGTCTCACTGAAGCAATTTTGAGAGGCTGCCCTGGAATGCGTCTTGCTGGTGGATGTTGAGAAACAACGTGGGCTTTGATGGGATTCAGGTGGTGTCTGCGGTGTGAAGACAGGAGCTGATGTTCAGAATCTAGGCTGTTTTTCTTGTGATCAGTTGATGGTTTACCTGTTTGAAACCAAGTCCATTTTCAGTAGGGAGCTTGAATAAATTCCACAGAACACAATGGCGCTCCCAGGATGACTGAGGAAGTGTGAGAAAGGGGGAAAGTTTTTCCACCTAGACTTTTTGCTGCCTCAGGAATCAGGGGCTGATTAGGTTAGCACTGGCTCAACCTAATCAATTCAATTTTATTGCATTTGATCTAATTATCTTCCCATTTTTAAGGTAGGAAGGGCCATttcatttggtatttattttttctctgcatttttatttcatcatgtAGGTGTGGATCTAATACAATCAACCATAATTTAACATTTGTTGTTTCCAAGCATTTAAGAAGTTATAATATCTATGCATACAATGTTAACACTATGTATAATAAATTCTTCTTCTGggcaaaatatataacatatgtcaATATAGGCATGTTTAATTGTGCATCTTGAAAGGTGAACAGGATCATAAAACCTTCCAGGTAGGAACTGAAACAGAAATTGGAAGAAAAGATTCCCCGATCTTCCGATCCCTGTGCTCCcagttctttgttttcttgaCACTGTAAGAGGACCCTGAAAATGTCTCCCCTTAACTGTGTCTAGGTCCCCAGTAGAACTACAGCAAGAAACTTCTGATTGAGGCTCTAAGAAGCGGCAGAAATGAGAAAACTCTTCAGCCAATAAGAGTAAGCCACGCCCAGCCGAGGGAGGTATAAAAGGCAGGTCTTTCAGAATAACCCACACTCTGCCTTTGGACGTGTGAGAGAGCGCACCTTTGACTTGAGCTTCAACatgggaaagggaaatgaagacGCCGATCTCCACTGCTCCTCCATCCAGTGCTCCACTGACCAGCCCCCTTTCCAGCAGATCTCCTTTACAGAAAAGGGCTCAGATGAGAAGAAACCATTCAAAGGAAAAGGCAAGACCGCCTTCTCCCATTCCAGTGAGAAGCACACACAAAGGCAAGGTAAGGCCTTGGGCTGCTCCTGTGGAGGCTGGAAGGAGGGTTGGAATCAGGGATACTGAGTTATATGTCTTTAGTAgggttttattttgagatttggGGATTAGAAATGGCTTGGTGCTCTCAGGGGACTTTGAGAAATGTGTTCACTCGTGACACTGGCAGAAGAGCTTCACATGAAAGACTGATCTGCAAAAATGCATCAGAGATAGACTATGGGACTCTTCCTAGGGAGAGGTGACTCATCCAAACTTTCTTTTGCAGCAGGATCAGAGCCCAATCCAAACAAGGAGAATTCTGAGGAAACCAAGCTCAAGGCCGGGAACAGCACTGCTGGATCAGGTAAGATTTGGCTCTTTCAAGGTGAGAAGGGACAGGGTAGCAACACAGGCTCCCCTGGCAAGGAAACTGGGAGCTCCTTGGCAGCCAGGGCCGTACAGATCCTTGACACTGGAGAACAGAAGAGAGCTGGAGTTTGCTGGTAACCTCAGCTCCTGTGTGTCCAGGATAGACTAGGAATTTCAGGGTGTTCAGTTGGAGGCACTTTCTCAAACTTTCATTGTGTTCACAGAACCAGAGTCCAGCTCATACCGGGAAaactgcaggaaaagaaaaatcagttccAAGGACAGCTGCCAAGACAGAGCAGGTAGAATCttggtgtttgttgttgttgttgttggtggtggtttttttgtttttggtttgccccaaaaagcaaataatcagGAAACTTTTATATGAGGCTGGAGCGGAAAGGGAGTTACTTATTGACAAGTAAATTTTTGAGATCTTGGCACTCTGAGAATATCTGGGGACTCACAAGCGGTTCAGCCTCACTTCATTCCAGTGCTGAGATGGACAGGAAGAAGTGGGAGAAACAAGTGGGGTTCACCTGGGTGCACAAGGGGTTCTGGAAATGAGGGTCTGTGGGGACTGCTCTGATGAGTCTCTCACATGCTTTCTTTGCAGGGAACTGTCCAGAAGAGGAGTGCAGCTTGACGTTGAATAAAAAATCAAGATCCTCCACCGCTGTGCACAACAGTGAAATCCAGGAGACCTGTGATGTCCACCATAGGGGACGTTCCAGGGTTCGCACTGGGCGCAGCGAGCGGCATAGATCTCGGGCCCTAGGAGTCCAAACACCGTCACTTCGAAAAAGCTTGGTGACCTCTGTGCGAGCTATGTCAGAGGCTGTTTATCAAGACCTAGCCCAGGTGTGGGCACAGCAGATCCATTCTCCACTGACCTGTGAGCAGCGGATACTGCTCACTCAGCTCCGGGGGCCTCTGTGTGCCCAGGTGCAGACCTTGTATTCCATGGCCACCCAGGCAGCTTATGTCTTCCCTGCTGAGAGCTGGCTTGTCCCAGCCACACTGCCTGGTCCTGGGGATTCAGCCTTGGAGAGAGAAACCCATCCCTTCCCTGGGCAGGAGATAACTGAGCCTGTCAGTGGATCAGATAAGGCTAAGCTGGGAGCACCCTGACCCTATTCAGCAGAGATGCAGCTCTAGGAATGAGAACAAGGACCTGCTTCTTCTCAGATTCTTCCAGATGACCAGCAGTGACAATTTTAGACACACTGTGTTAACAAATGACAGAACCTGAAGAAGTCATAGGAAAGAAACTTGAGCGGTATACTCAGAATGCTGAGCCCTGCATTTTGCAGACCGCTAAGGCTATagacaaattttatatttcatgttaGACATTTGATGCCTTTTGGATGTCTGATGACAGTCGTGCATTTctatataatcagaaaaatattagattgtaattgtgaatttgcatattttagattgtagaaaagtaaatataaaattatatgctcttttttttttttttgagacagtcttgctatgtcactcaggctggagtgcagtggtacaatcttagcctactgcaacctctgcttcctaggttcaaacaattctcatgcctcagcctcccaagtagctgggactacaggcatgtaccgccatgcctggctaatttttttttcttgtattgttagtagagttttgtcacgttggccaggttggcctcggactcaagtgatctgccagcctccgcctcccaacgtgctggggttacaggcatgagccgctttACCAAGAAATTGCTTCTCTTTTAATCCAGAAAATGTTGTAGGCTCTCACTCTTCCAGCCTGAACCCATGGAGTACTAATATCCACAAACCATTAGTAGCACTCCCTGTGGGAAAATGTCTATACATTTTTACAGTTTGATATAATTATAGTAAAATTACTATGCaatgtttacttttaatatttctacataaaatttaagTCAAGATATATTAAATGGTAAATGATTGTACTTATTTATTGACCTGtctcatgttttatttcattttaaacatcctgaatttatattttattgtattttatacatttcaatTGATTGTACTGTATTGCAGCATATGACTACAACACAGTGTATTTGTTATATTTGATGTATATTCTACTTGTATTTTGTACTGAGATCATACAATCTTTCATTATCTAAGTGTATTAATGACTTGTTTGGttgctttataattttcattttatgtaatgaaataaacattaatgttgtttggaattttaaatttatttcatatggAATTTGTATTTAATAAAGATGTGAAAAAGAGAATGTCTTATCTTCACTTCTGCATCATCCTAACCCTGACCTCCCCACAGTCCGCAGCTCTTGTCATAGTCCGGGAATAGTGTTCTGTCACTACAGGAAATGGGGCCAATTCAATGGCAATACACAGATACAAATTGGAGATATAGAGAATTTATTCTCAAGCACTGCAATAGAAAAGAATCACAGTAACGCGAGTCACACAATTTTTGGGTTGACACGGCTTATGAGTTATGCTTACACTACGCTGTAGAATAActctgaaataaatttatgtcTATTAAACAAATGCACATACATAAATAACATGTCTAAATAACAATATACATATCTTAATGAAAATGAACTTCATTGCTAAAAATGttaacacacagatacacacagtgGGATCATATAATGttgaaaaatagagatggggagaggaacagaaacagagagaaaaggagg
Coding sequences within it:
- the LOC134760185 gene encoding protein FRG2-like-2, which gives rise to MGKGNEDADLHCSSIQCSTDQPPFQQISFTEKGSDEKKPFKGKGKTAFSHSSEKHTQRQAGSEPNPNKENSEETKLKAGNSTAGSEPESSSYRENCRKRKISSKDSCQDRAGNCPEEECSLTLNKKSRSSTAVHNSEIQETCDVHHRGRSRVRTGRSERHRSRALGVQTPSLRKSLVTSVRAMSEAVYQDLAQVWAQQIHSPLTCEQRILLTQLRGPLCAQVQTLYSMATQAAYVFPAESWLVPATLPGPGDSALERETHPFPGQEITEPVSGSDKAKLGAP